Within the Geoalkalibacter sp. genome, the region CCGGGTGCGCGGTGCCGCGAAACGCGATGGCCACCGCGAACAGTGCTTCATCCGCCTCATCCCGCAGGGGTTGGGGCGCCGCCGCCAGGGCGGGGATCAAAGCGTTGCGCCAGCTGTCCGGAGCCCTCTGGCTGCCCTGGTCATCGAGAATGGGACGGGGCGTCTGTTCGAGCCAGGCCAGGCCATAGCGCCAGCCGCTTTCGGCGCGATAGAAGGCCAGATCGCGCAGCTGCTCGTTGCGGGTGATGGCGATTTCCACCAGCGCGGCGCCGCTTGCCGCCATGCCCAGCAGGGTCAGCAGGGCCAGCACCATCAGGGTGCTGAGCAGCGCTGCACCCTGCTCCCGACCCAACCCAAGGGATGATTGGTTCATCCTCGCCTCCTCCATCAATCTCCGAAAGTTCGCAGCAGATCCAAGATCAGCCGCTTCTCGCCGGTCGCTCCCCAGCGGGCGCTGATGCGCAGGCTGATCAGGCCGGGCGCGGGATCGTTCTCGGCAATGTTCCAGCACACCTGCAGGGCTTGGGGACCCTCGGGCGGCAAACAATGATCGGCGCCGTCCGGATCCGCGGCCCCATCGTCCAGGCCGGCGCGGCCGTTGCCGTTGCGGTCGCGCAATTGCCGATGGTCGCCGGGCAGCGCCAGCAGATGCTCGGCGAGGCTTTTGGCCGCGGCCCGTGCGCGGCCGCTCTGCTCGGCGTCGGCCGCGGCACGCAGGGCCGAGCCCTGCAGGGCGGCGACGGCGAGAATGCCGACGGCAAAGATACCGAGGGCGATCAGCACCTCGATGAGAGTGAAGCCCTTGGCGTCAAACTCGCCGTTCATGGTGACAGATTGCGCAGCAGGATGGTTTCGCGCAGTTCGCGCCGCCGCGTTTGCCCCTTGTAGCTCCAGGCGGTCGTCAGGCGCACCTCGATCTGGCGGATGTCCTGGGGATTGGCCACTTCGCCGCCGAGGGGATCGGGGAACAACTCCACGGGCTCGCCCGCCTCATCGAGGGTGAAATAGCGAAAGGCGAGACTTTCCACCTGATCGGCGAGCGGCTGATGGAAGCCGCCCCCCGGGTGGCCCGCCGCCCCCGCGCCGCTGCCCGAGCAGCTGCCGCCGTCCTGGCGGCCGCTGTGCATGCCCAGGGTGCCGGCGCCGTAACGGCAGAAGGCGATGTGTTCGCCCGGCGCGCTCAACCGACCGTCGGGCGCGCTGTTGCCCGCGCCCTCGCCGCCGAGGTCGCGGGTCAGATACAGATAGGCGCCGCGCGCGCTGCGAATCCCGGCGCCGGCCCGGCCGGTGGGGTCGTGTCCGGCGCTGCGCAGATGGCTGCCGATCAGGCTCAGGGCCGCGCGCAGGCGGCTCTGGTCTTCCATGAGGCGGCGGTTGATTTCATAGGCGTCGAGGTGAGCGCGGTAGAGGCCGAAGATGAGCGTGCTCGCCAGGCCCGTCAGGGCGAGGGCGAGCAGTACCTCCACCAGGGTGAAGCCGGCGCGGCGCGAAAACGCGCGCCAGCAAGCGCGGGGCTGCGTCATGGGCTTGTTCCCCGGCTCAGGTTTGCAGACGCAGGCCGCCGTAGAGGCTCAGGGTCAGCCGATAGGTGGCCGCCCCGCGCCGACTGCGCAACTCCACCGCGCCGCTGCCGTTGCTCGGCAGGCCCCGCTGGTTGAAGCCGGCGCGGTTGCCGGTGCCGAAACGGGCGCGATCCAGACTCAGCGCGGCAAAGGGGATGAAGGCCCGCACCTCGCGCAGGTCGCCGCCGGGCTCCTGGGCGAGGATGCGATAGCCGCCGCCCTGGCGCGCATCCGCCTCGCGAAACTCCAGCAAAACGATGCAGTTG harbors:
- a CDS encoding PilX N-terminal domain-containing pilus assembly protein, which codes for MNQSSLGLGREQGAALLSTLMVLALLTLLGMAASGAALVEIAITRNEQLRDLAFYRAESGWRYGLAWLEQTPRPILDDQGSQRAPDSWRNALIPALAAAPQPLRDEADEALFAVAIAFRGTAHPALYSTDFQRFDYRLAATGFAARNTQARIEAEAGRILPREGY
- a CDS encoding GspH/FimT family pseudopilin, with protein sequence MPVLRGRPRGFTLGESLFVLLILSLTLAAAYPSLRQWQVRLEEKAEARALLGAFQQARAEAARRNCIVLLEFREADARQGGGYRILAQEPGGDLREVRAFIPFAALSLDRARFGTGNRAGFNQRGLPSNGSGAVELRSRRGAATYRLTLSLYGGLRLQT
- a CDS encoding prepilin-type N-terminal cleavage/methylation domain-containing protein, giving the protein MTQPRACWRAFSRRAGFTLVEVLLALALTGLASTLIFGLYRAHLDAYEINRRLMEDQSRLRAALSLIGSHLRSAGHDPTGRAGAGIRSARGAYLYLTRDLGGEGAGNSAPDGRLSAPGEHIAFCRYGAGTLGMHSGRQDGGSCSGSGAGAAGHPGGGFHQPLADQVESLAFRYFTLDEAGEPVELFPDPLGGEVANPQDIRQIEVRLTTAWSYKGQTRRRELRETILLRNLSP
- the pilV gene encoding type IV pilus modification protein PilV is translated as MNGEFDAKGFTLIEVLIALGIFAVGILAVAALQGSALRAAADAEQSGRARAAAKSLAEHLLALPGDHRQLRDRNGNGRAGLDDGAADPDGADHCLPPEGPQALQVCWNIAENDPAPGLISLRISARWGATGEKRLILDLLRTFGD